In Paracoccus aminophilus JCM 7686, a single window of DNA contains:
- a CDS encoding 2OG-Fe(II) oxygenase, with protein sequence MALPSPGDAAPYFQQRTNFNPRFNFDTVAGRYLVLGFIGSASDPRAARGLAAILARPDLFEDRHAAVFAVSQDPEDEALGRIQDRTPGFRVFWDQDCRIASLYRALPADHNPAHGWSKIRQSWVVIDPTMRILANIPFAPDGSDTARLIDLISRLPPPDLFAGRALQAPILFLPRVFEPELCAHLVSLYDTHGGTETGFMRQVDGRTVGVMDHKFKRRKDYDITDRDLITAIQQRFLRRVIPEIAKVHAFHATRMERYIVSCYAAEDGGHFSAHRDNTTSGTAHRRFAVSINLNDDFDGGEVSFPEYGQRGFKAPPGGAVVFSCSLLHQVSRVTRGRRFAFLPFLYDDAAARIREQNLRSLDEENRSRTAATAEAESQP encoded by the coding sequence ATGGCTCTGCCCTCTCCGGGCGATGCCGCGCCCTATTTCCAACAGCGCACCAACTTCAATCCGCGCTTCAACTTCGACACGGTCGCGGGGCGCTATCTGGTTCTGGGCTTCATCGGCAGCGCCTCTGATCCGCGAGCGGCGCGTGGCCTTGCCGCCATTCTCGCCCGGCCCGACCTTTTCGAAGACCGCCATGCCGCCGTCTTCGCCGTGTCGCAGGATCCCGAGGACGAGGCTCTGGGCCGCATTCAGGACCGCACGCCCGGCTTTCGCGTCTTCTGGGATCAGGATTGCCGGATCGCCTCGCTTTATCGCGCGCTGCCCGCCGATCACAATCCGGCCCATGGCTGGTCGAAGATCCGGCAAAGCTGGGTGGTGATCGACCCGACCATGCGGATTCTGGCCAATATTCCCTTCGCGCCGGATGGCTCGGATACGGCGCGGCTGATTGATCTGATCTCGCGCCTGCCCCCGCCCGATCTCTTCGCCGGACGCGCTCTGCAGGCGCCGATTCTCTTCCTGCCGCGCGTGTTCGAGCCCGAGCTCTGCGCCCATCTCGTCAGCCTCTACGACACCCATGGCGGCACGGAAACCGGCTTCATGCGGCAGGTCGATGGACGCACGGTCGGGGTGATGGATCACAAGTTCAAGCGCCGCAAGGATTACGACATCACCGACCGCGATCTCATCACCGCGATCCAGCAGCGCTTCCTGCGCCGCGTCATCCCCGAGATTGCCAAGGTCCATGCCTTCCACGCCACCCGGATGGAGCGCTATATCGTCTCGTGTTACGCGGCCGAAGATGGCGGCCATTTCTCGGCCCATCGCGACAATACGACCTCGGGCACCGCGCATCGCCGCTTTGCCGTCTCGATCAATCTCAACGATGATTTCGACGGCGGGGAGGTGTCTTTCCCCGAATATGGCCAGCGCGGTTTCAAGGCGCCGCCCGGGGGCGCGGTGGTGTTTTCCTGCTCGCTGCTCCATCAGGTCAGCCGGGTGACACGCGGGCGCCGCTTTGCCTTCCTGCCGTTTCTTTATGACGATGCGGCAGCGCGCATCCGCGAGCAGAACCTGCGCTCGCTCGACGAGGAGAATCGGAGTAGAACGGCAGCGACGGCAGAGGCCGAAAGCCAGCCATGA
- a CDS encoding sigma-70 family RNA polymerase sigma factor translates to MKIEPHLEPMRRYARVLTRQASDADDLVQGALLRAYERRAQFREGGNLRLWLMSILHNHFIDMKRSDQSLRAREADWAGLNPGFAPSAGEEAARLAQLRTAFLALPEEQRSALHLVGVERLTIAEAAELLAVPAGTIMSRVGRARAALKRFEDGEPRVQPGRPTLTVIEGGS, encoded by the coding sequence GTGAAGATCGAACCGCATCTCGAGCCAATGCGCCGTTACGCCCGCGTGCTGACGCGTCAGGCCAGCGATGCCGACGATCTCGTGCAGGGCGCCTTGCTGCGCGCCTATGAGCGGCGCGCGCAGTTTCGCGAGGGCGGCAATCTGCGGCTGTGGCTCATGTCGATCCTGCACAACCATTTCATCGATATGAAACGCTCGGACCAAAGCCTGCGCGCGCGTGAGGCCGATTGGGCCGGGCTCAATCCCGGCTTTGCCCCCTCAGCGGGCGAGGAAGCCGCACGGCTCGCGCAGTTGCGCACCGCCTTTCTCGCCCTGCCCGAAGAGCAGCGCAGCGCGCTGCATCTGGTCGGCGTCGAGCGGCTGACCATCGCCGAAGCGGCCGAGCTTCTCGCCGTGCCCGCCGGGACGATCATGTCGCGTGTCGGCCGCGCCCGCGCCGCGCTCAAGCGGTTCGAGGATGGCGAGCCCCGCGTTCAGCCCGGCCGCCCAACGCTCACCGTCATCGAGGGAGGAAGCTGA
- a CDS encoding anti-sigma factor — MRADPPSEIEIEAFLIGQLDSEGRLAVASYLEREPKEAARVMGELRVLEGLRLALGEIDSPPSATLHAAAARFEPPPPKPASRRPFLAALAAVFALGWGAQMLWSATHPDPQSEFQSMAEAALDAMAAVEVSRDLAPTPTQPEAERLATRLGLAIPDLPPGWKIRAAQVVATPTRPGVALILDTPDMGEVMLLSVSREEDRPPSAPHAFEYRGNAIAIFGRNKATYVLVDNAGVPAELGNGAEKLVSRFN; from the coding sequence TTGCGCGCAGATCCCCCCTCGGAAATCGAGATCGAAGCTTTCCTGATCGGCCAGCTCGACAGCGAAGGCCGCCTTGCGGTCGCGAGCTATCTCGAACGCGAGCCGAAAGAGGCCGCCCGTGTCATGGGCGAGCTGCGCGTGCTCGAAGGTCTGCGGCTGGCGCTTGGCGAGATCGACAGCCCTCCCAGCGCGACATTGCACGCCGCCGCCGCGCGGTTCGAACCGCCCCCGCCGAAACCCGCCTCGCGCCGTCCGTTTCTGGCCGCGCTGGCGGCGGTCTTCGCGCTGGGTTGGGGCGCGCAGATGCTGTGGTCAGCCACGCACCCGGATCCGCAATCCGAGTTTCAAAGCATGGCCGAGGCCGCGCTGGATGCGATGGCGGCGGTCGAGGTCAGCCGCGATCTCGCCCCCACGCCCACCCAGCCCGAGGCCGAACGGCTGGCCACCCGTCTGGGGCTTGCGATCCCCGATCTGCCACCGGGCTGGAAGATCCGGGCGGCTCAGGTGGTGGCGACGCCGACGCGACCGGGCGTCGCGCTGATCCTCGACACGCCGGATATGGGCGAGGTCATGCTGCTTTCGGTCTCGCGGGAAGAGGACCGCCCGCCCTCCGCGCCCCATGCTTTCGAATATCGCGGCAATGCGATTGCGATCTTCGGGCGCAACAAGGCGACCTATGTGCTGGTCGATAATGCCGGCGTGCCCGCCGAACTGGGCAATGGCGCGGAAAAGCTGGTCAGCCGCTTCAACTAG